A window of Salvia splendens isolate huo1 chromosome 8, SspV2, whole genome shotgun sequence genomic DNA:
AGAATCAAACAAGCGAAATCCAGATATGGTAGTTTGCGAGATTGTAAAATAGTTGAATATACAAGAACTCCACAGATTGGATTACATATTTCGAGGTAAAATAGCAGTAAATTAACATGGAGAAATGTAATACTAATTGATTTAATAGGAGTAATTAAAACGAAGAAGGTGACCTGCTCCATGGCGTTCTGAGCAGCAGTCATGAGTTTGGTGGCAAGGCCAAGTTTGCGGTGAGTTCTGAGGACGGCGAGGGAGGTGATGTGGCCGTGGCACTCGGTGGTCTCCTCCTCCATCTTGGCGAGAACATAGCCGACGATTTTGCCGTTGTAATCCTCGGAGACGTAGAGGAGCTGCGGCCAGGAAAGGATATGGTAGAAGTAGTACTTCATCTGGTAATTCTCGGGCAGGCAGAAGAGATTGCAGGCCTGCATAGCCAGAAGATCGTCGACTGTGGCTTTCCTGATGCACACCATTGTTAGGGTTTGCTGAGGCACAGACAACTAGTATTGGGGCAAATTTTAGTAGCACGTCGTTTTCTTTTATTCTTGATTTAATAACTATACTTATTCTTGATTTGTAAATTTAAGtcacataataaaataattatatcagACGTATTTAAACTAATACTTATACTATATTCTTCTATGAATAATAGTATTAGTAGTAAATGATTATataaaattagtagaatataaattattaacaaaaattactagtcataaatagataaaaactaattttgatagataaatcaaaataaatatattccaTCGTCTCAACTAGTTTAAATATTTCTTTTCAGCACATGAATTAAGAAAATGAgttaaatgaatatataaaataaaataggagtgagaataaagtaggaaaaataagagagatggtaaaataggaaatgatataaaataagaatgatttgatgttttattttttgataaaaatgaaataattgaatttagttAGATCATTTcgaaaataaatactccctccgtcccccatttggagtcgttgtttgactcggcacgggttTAAGGAAGTGTTTGAATGGTTGGTGTAGTAAATGGAGGTaggtagtggaatgtgggaccacTTTGACTTTTGGTGTAATAAATGTAATTGAATCAAattcaatgtttaattttaatttaatgtttcaatttaaacaatgcaattaaattaaattttcaatttaattgtGTAGTCATTAACTAAATTCATTAACAATGTGGGACCTCAATTGAAACCATGTTTACTGCCTTATACaaaattgaatgaaaaaaaagtgCAAGTTGCACTATAAATGCAAAATTAAAGCTGCAATTGTGTATAGATAGGGCACGTTTCCTATTTCAGTCTCCTGCCAAAAATTGAGAGGGAATGCCAATTTAATTTAGTGGAGGGAATTCTTACAAGTAAGGAGGGAAAATGTACAAGGACATTCAAATTGTTCACCactcctataaatacattcacTTCTACTCTTCATTTACTTCCAccaaccaaaacaaaaaaaaaggaaaatctaTTGGTTTTGTAGTATAccctcagaaaattttcatcactGGGTAATGGAGAATGAGGTGGTCCAAGTGTTGGACCCTGATCAGGAGCAGCAGGGGCAGTGGCAGGGGCAGTCCGGATGGCATCGGCCTACATTAGCCTTGACTAGCCAACAAAAAAACCTCATTGCACAGTTTCTTCTACAGCGAAGTAGTGCTGGAGTGCTGCCAAGAGGTTCTTGTGCAGAGGCTGCCAATAAATTCAACATCCACAAAAGGACAGCAGAGAGAATATGGCACATCAGTAAGCAGCAGATGGACAGAGGGGAACCTGTCATGATGCAAGGCAAAGTAAAAggttatcaacacaaagacaaacTCATGTTAGATGAAGACAAGTTTAGAAACCTGTCCATGCTTGAGAGATCAACCATAAGGAAGGTTGCTTCTAAGATGGAAGTAAGCAAGACAACAATTGGTAGATTTCTTAAGAGGAATCAATTGAAACCTCATACAAGTGCTATCAAGCCTACACTTACTGAAACCAACAAAATTGCAAGGATAAAATGGTGTCTTTCTCATATTCAGCCAACACTCGCTGAAGGTAAACTTCTTTACCATTCAATGCACAACATTGTCCATATTGACGAGAAATGGTTCTACATGACAAAGACATCAGATAGATACTACCTGTTGCCGGATGAAGATGTGCCATACAGGTCCTGTAAGTCCAAGAGATTCATCACTAAAGTGATGTTCATGGCTGCTGTGAGTAGGCCACTATGTGGGCCTGATGGAGACATCATATTCGATGGTAAAATAGGGTTATTTCCATTCACAGAACAGATACCAGCCCAAAGAAGTTCAAAGAACAGGCCAAAAGGGACAATGGAGACAAAGCCAATTCAGTCAATTACCAAGGAAGTCATGACAACTTGTCTCATAAACCAGGTATGCCACTTTTTATGCCAATAAAGCTATCAGACATCATATTCATGTCATCACATAGTCACATACACAGTTTGTTGCCAGATTATACCATCAATCAAAGCCAAATGGCCAGCCAATGCAAGCAAGAAGATTTTCATACAGCAAGATAATGCCAAACCTCACCTTAGAGCAGCTGATCATCAATTTGAGGCACTTGCAAGTACTGATGGATTTGAATTCCATCTAATTAGCCAACCACCCAACTCCCCAGACACAAATGTGTTAGACCTCGGGTATTTCAGGGCAATACAGTCACTACAAGATGACAAGATGGCCACAAGTGTTGATGATTTGCTTAGGAATGTGTTTAACTCATTTGAAGAACTCTCACCACAGACCCTGAATAGAGTTTTCATCACTTTGCAAAGCTGTTTGACAGCAATATTACAAGTGCATGGGAAGAATGATTATAAGATCCCTCATATGAACAAGAACAGGTTGGAAAGAACAGAGGGGTTGCCTTTACAACTTCaggttgaagaaggattggTGAGAGAGAGCTTGGAGTATCTAAAGCTGCCTGAAAACAACACTGGGGACTCATATGACATAGGGCGGCTTAACCATGCTTTAGGGTACTAGACATAAGTTTAGGGACTGGAGTTTACAGTATAAGCACCAACATATGTTGGTGTTTAAGATGTAAActctattttttgtgaataGACTGCATTTTTTGTTAATGCCATCAGAGAAGTGTCATCACATGGCATCAGCCTCCAAACCCTTCATAGGGGGTGGCTTACTAAGCTAAATAGGCTGCATTTTGTATAAACATCATCAatgtacaaactacaaactaatCAGTGCATATTTGTGGTATTATCACTTCTAATCAGCCTCCAAACCCTTCATAGGGGGTGGCTCTTTTTCATTTCCCTCAGAAAAACTTCATCACAGGGCATAAGGCAGTCAACACAAGGCCTAGGAGCAACACATTACACTTACAACAGCCTCCAAACCTAACACAGGGGTGGCTGGGTAAAGTATGCAGAAAAGCTTCATCACAGGGCATATGGACAACAACACAAGGCCTAGGAGCAACAGAAGACACTAACACAGCCTCCAAACCTGACACAGGGGTGGCTAAGCATCCCCTCAGAAAAGCTTCATCACATGGTGTATAAACAACATCAGATTGCACATATCACAATCATCAACAATTCTCCCTGCCTCAATATCACATAAACATGGATCAATATCATATACACAGACAGGAACAATACCCACGGCCTCAATATTACATCCTCAAGGACCAATATCACATAAACAGTGAGGAACAATTCCCACATCCTCAATATCACATACACATTCACCAATATCGCATAAACAATCAGGAGCAATTCCCACAGCCTCATACATGGAGCAATGCACATAAACATGAAGTAATTCATATAAACATGGAGTACATCAGAAATAGGCTACATTTTCCTAATGTCAAAAGCCTCCAAACCCTAAAAAGGGGGTGGCTCTGAATTAGAAAAAAACTCACAAATCAGAAGATATCCTTCATGCAAGGAAACATGATCAAGAGCATAGCTTTTTCATTGTCGGTGTACTCCCTGTTTGGCTCCACCGCCGGCTGCATTGCTCCATCTATGCCTTCCCCGATGTCATCCAAACCGAACAGAGGTGCTTCGCTTTCCCCCAGATTAACATAGCCTGAAGGCGGCTTGAAGTCCGGCCAATCAAAGGGGGCTTCggtttcagatccgtcgaaACCCTTAGCCGGATCTTCGGTTTCAGATCCGTCGATTAATGGGGACGGAGATTCACTGTCAGGAACGTAGAAGCCCTCGGACGGAGGCTGAGTTTCAGATCCATCCATAGCGTCCAACGGATCTTCGGTTTCAGATCCGTCAAACACCAAATCGGGAGGTGTCGGCCCTTCACAACCGTCGTCGCCTATGAACGGTGGAACACCGTGAACCACGGACCGACGACCTATTGCGTCGCCATCAACCCAGTCCGGCGGTGATTCAGGGGTGTCCATCGTTTCGGAGGGAGGCGGAGGGAGGCGGAGTGAGGCAGAGAGAAAGAGGAGTAATGAGAGAGATGTTTACGGGagtgagagagggagagagtcgGGAGTGAGAGAGTTGAAATCGAGAGTGAGAGTAGACTAGGGTTAgcactttctattttcttttttttttaagtgtAAATAATGGCATTTTATGTAAAATTTGGTAAAAATAGAGGGTAATTTTGATGTCCAAAAATGGTAAGtgggaagagtgactcttattggGGGACATCCCgaaaaggaaattagcgactcttattcggggacggagggagtattactcaacttagtttaaacggaaggagtattgaTATATTGAggatattactccatccgtctcattaTAAATGTCACATTTGAAGGAAgaaagatactccctccatccacgatTAAGCGTCCTAAATTGACttggtacgagttttaagaaaggtaatagaaaatgaatataaaaagtTGGTCAAGcatggatcctacttttatatataagttttaaaataaaatgtgagtgtggtGAGTTAGTAAATGTGAGATCCATTATCAAAAGTAGTAGAAGCAAATGAGATACTTAATCATAGACGAACGTCAAAAGAAACTTGAGACACTTGATCATGAACGAAGAGAGTAGTATATTTGATCTATGTGCATTCACAATTGTTTCTACATGTGAAACAAGATGCTTTTCCCACATAGGTCATGGTTGATTGTCAGGATTCTGTCCGTGAAAGTAATTTGATACCATTtaaattcatgtatttgtttcggtttttaatcaaacaaggaaagtaatcagaatctcGAGagcaaggaaagttagtacaactttccaggattctgaatcctaacttttcttaagcaTTCTTTTTCCcggttttaggattcttacatatttaatacaatagtatatttattattattattattattattgttgttgttgttgttaattacaatgttttaaaaataattgagaattataaatcatatttaatttcagttaataaagtactataattaaaattatcataattataactatattattataatatttaaatataataattattattttataaattaataattaatcaataaagtcgtaatgaaattttaaaatttattcaattataatatccataaatattataattacaataatcatatttattattataatctttatgattttaaatccattaattattgataaggctcatttcatgcatcggttttagggtaaaacatatactacttgatcggtttatcgcgcaaacaagtgttaaaatgtgcagaaatgctacttgtccaaggcagcaaggccgaactgatcaagcacgtacaaaaggcgaaaaaggccaaaaatcgtggaagttgatcaaggggcgaggtcaagcagttaaagtggggaccgctggtttctagaaggaaaacgtgaggaaatgagctggatgtggcgcaccattctgttatccaggacgacgttctagaaggggacacgtgccagcttgtgaagacgccaggacgaaccgatcagaaatttgttatccaaaagcgttgttattctagaagaaagagcacgtagccatcaatgagtcgctcatcctctgcatgagtgaatattccctgtcaagatcctTATCCAGCtagaggccgaatcgagcttataaatagaggttgcgccaccacaagaaagtatccgagactttactttccgcctagtttagcttaatagttcagctctctagcttagttctgctctcttagcttagtttagttcagatcactagtttagcttagatagcgtagttaaaagggcgaccgaaggaagcgctgcagaataaccatttctgtcggcgtaacttaagtttcccgctgagattcttctcagtttaccgctttctttattttcgaagtgttagcttagtttattttcacgctgtaatcgtatcttagtttaatcgaagttattttctcttttaaatcgcgcatttactttgctgttattacctgcaatttacttgacccagtgtttaaatttccgttgatcaagctagctagtttgaattctgcctagataaaaaccgtagttaaaactcccaagttaaagtgtggcagcagccaacccccctgttcactacccacacactcgacacaccaacttctctgtgggatcgaccccgaacttgccgctttactgttaaagtagtgtgaaatcgggagttataaatattatctttggcgcgtttcggttcgaggattgattcgattaagtggcaacgacaatttgctaactggtccaaccgattcagttatcctccatataacttgatccaatcttaatcCGCGCGTTTTCGAGcccgccaaaatggcgccgttgccggggaagcatgttGTTACTTTATGTTTCTGTGTAGTGCGTATGAGtaaatagtttatttctttcttttcttatttgtttttcctgctgttgatgagaaggtaccaccaaggcgattactggaatcatcctttGATATATAGAAGAACTAACAAtcgttggagagtccaggaagccggcgtagttaccactcgttacaaAGCAGCTTTagaggcagcagcagcagctgagCAAAacccactaccaccaccaccaaagcaaacagaagcagagatggccgtTGTCATCGACGACTCGGGAATCGGCTCTTTGCACGCTCATggtgagaaggagcccacacatggcATTGCCgccactcctgggatgcggaccatcgctaTCAAATCAGGAGTGCTGGCCGTCTTGACCCACTTCTACGGTCTCTCGAAGGAATGTCTGTACGCCTTTCTAGAGGAGTTCTGTCGATACTGCGATATTCAGCCCGTCCCGGCTGGATCCACGTctgaagattacaggctcaaggctatccccttcgttttgaaaggggatGCAGGAGTATGGCTGTCAAGGCTACCAGAGGGATCCATCAGGACTTGGGAggaattccgcatgatattcctcgaccgTTTCTTCCCAGCATCAaagacaagtgccctgaaaagggagattacagaggcCAGACAAGAGTacgacgagcccctcggccagtactgggacagatttccagggctgcttcaagcatgccccaaccacaagcttggagaaaaggagatctactcgatcttctacggcggactcacggtggacaGCAAAAACGACCTTAACCTCGCagcacaaggggatttctcaaaaacccttttcatccaagctaagaatattttggaaaGACTAattgaggctaagcggtcgtatgaaacctctcgagggcagtacaggAGAGGAGAAGTGCACGCAGCAAAGGCGCGCAACTatgaaaagctggaggctcgattcgagcaaatggagaagaaactactggaagcagtagaaaaaaccagaccgccgccaccaccacctgcaccaaaaGAGACGCAGTACGTACTACAGCCGTCGCCGCCAGAAGAACATCACTATTAATACTGCGAATTCCCCCCTAAGGTAGAGCAAGTAAATGCAGTAGGACAGTGGaatgcaaatggcaactggatccaggggaagcaaagAGACGCTCCATGGATGGGCCACCCCAACTTCAGGTTGAcggatcagaatcaaagccaacaactCCCACTATCGACACAGCAACTGCAACCCTCTGACAGACAGCCTAACTGGTCTTCTCGGATCCAGGAGAAGCCAAATGCTGGAGGAAACAGAATGCAGGGAAGTCAGACAGGTTGGTCAAATGGACCTCAAGGGAGTTGGTCAAGCGTAGGACAACCTAGCTGGTCAAGCAGACAACAGGAAGGAAACTGGGGATAC
This region includes:
- the LOC121745933 gene encoding uncharacterized protein LOC121745933, translated to MENEVVQVLDPDQEQQGQWQGQSGWHRPTLALTSQQKNLIAQFLLQRSSAGVLPRGSCAEAANKFNIHKRTAERIWHISKQQMDRGEPVMMQGKVKGYQHKDKLMLDEDKFRNLSMLERSTIRKVASKMEVSKTTIGRFLKRNQLKPHTSAIKPTLTETNKIARIKWCLSHIQPTLAEGKLLYHSMHNIVHIDEKWFYMTKTSDRYYLLPDEDVPYRSCKSKRFITKVMFMAAVSRPLCGPDGDIIFDGKIGLFPFTEQIPAQRSSKNRPKGTMETKPIQSITKEVMTTCLINQIIPSIKAKWPANASKKIFIQQDNAKPHLRAADHQFEALASTDGFEFHLISQPPNSPDTNVLDLGYFRAIQSLQDDKMATSVDDLLRNVFNSFEELSPQTLNRVFITLQSCLTAILQVHGKNDYKIPHMNKNRLERTEGLPLQLQVEEGLVRESLEYLKLPENNTGDSYDIGRLNHALGY
- the LOC121744464 gene encoding N-terminal acetyltransferase A complex catalytic subunit NAA10-like; translation: MVCIRKATVDDLLAMQACNLFCLPENYQMKYYFYHILSWPQLLYVSEDYNGKIVGYVLAKMEEETTECHGHITSLAVLRTHRKLGLATKLMTAAQNAMEQVYGAEYVSLHVRKSNRAAFNLYTETLGYKIHDVEAKYYADGEDAYDMRKELKGRKHHHQQHHHHHHHHGGGCCSADAKSDEKPGSAEVKTA